One genomic window of Paenibacillus xylanilyticus includes the following:
- a CDS encoding response regulator transcription factor, which yields MWKVLLVEDETFVRESVKEIIRWEDMGFTLAGEASNGLEALPMIKQDPPDLVLCDIVMPQMDGLMLLQETRKAGIQSKFVMLTCMGDFESMRQAMEYGASNYILKLSMSVKDLRETLVKVSKELSNNGVQVQPERAIRPASTATKEKITHPEVNKIIQYIEQHYDQDITLKFLARYVMMGENYVSALFKKKTGETLIHYLHRTRINKAIEYLTDTDWPVNQIGHQVGFMNDNYFIKIFKRMTGTTPSQYRHQK from the coding sequence ATGTGGAAAGTATTACTGGTGGAAGATGAGACATTCGTCCGGGAGTCCGTGAAGGAGATCATTCGTTGGGAGGACATGGGGTTCACGCTAGCAGGAGAAGCAAGCAATGGATTGGAAGCGTTACCAATGATTAAGCAGGATCCTCCGGATCTTGTTCTGTGTGACATTGTCATGCCGCAGATGGACGGATTAATGCTACTTCAGGAAACAAGGAAGGCTGGCATCCAATCCAAATTTGTCATGCTGACATGTATGGGTGATTTTGAATCCATGCGGCAGGCGATGGAATACGGAGCTTCCAATTACATTCTGAAGTTGTCGATGAGTGTGAAGGACTTGCGGGAGACCCTTGTTAAGGTGAGCAAGGAATTATCGAATAACGGGGTGCAAGTGCAACCAGAACGCGCCATTCGTCCTGCGTCCACAGCGACCAAGGAGAAAATCACACATCCGGAAGTGAATAAGATCATCCAATACATTGAACAGCATTATGATCAGGATATTACACTGAAGTTCCTCGCACGTTATGTCATGATGGGGGAAAACTATGTGAGTGCCCTGTTTAAAAAGAAGACCGGGGAGACGCTGATTCATTATTTGCATCGAACACGCATTAACAAAGCGATCGAATACCTGACGGATACCGATTGGCCTGTGAACCAGATTGGCCACCAGGTCGGTTTTATGAACGATAATTATTTTATCAAAATCTTCAAACGTATGACGGGTACAACCCCGAGTCAGTATCGTCATCAGAAATAG
- a CDS encoding LacI family DNA-binding transcriptional regulator, whose product MNKTISDIAQLAGVAKSTVSRFLNGGSVSEDTRQKIERIIKQYNYVPNTFAQSLKAKKTSIIGTVVPRLDSFATSQTLIGIDEELRTNQYQMLIANTSQDMHREIDAIYDFARQKVSGIILLAAEVTEAHLKAVEEIGIPVLLVGQQHERLHSLVHNDDQAGYDMGKYVVEKGHRQIVYIGVTERDQAVGIHRRQGFQRAIAEYGGGGCDVTYYETSFKMSEAIVTAEAILRDNKPSIIVGATDNIALGVMKTAFSNKIRIPHELSVAGFGGYDITEMIHPALTTVKFHYLQAGKLAASHMIRQVTGEPVEKQTILDVELIPRESVDNV is encoded by the coding sequence ATGAACAAGACCATTTCTGATATCGCTCAACTGGCCGGCGTGGCCAAAAGCACCGTTTCCCGTTTTCTTAATGGCGGTTCGGTCAGTGAAGATACACGCCAGAAGATTGAGCGCATTATCAAGCAATATAATTACGTACCGAACACCTTTGCACAGAGCCTCAAAGCGAAGAAAACCAGTATTATCGGAACAGTCGTCCCCCGGCTGGACTCATTTGCAACTTCACAGACGCTTATCGGCATAGATGAGGAATTAAGAACCAATCAGTACCAGATGTTGATTGCCAACACAAGCCAGGATATGCACCGTGAGATCGACGCCATTTATGATTTTGCAAGGCAAAAGGTATCCGGCATTATTCTGCTTGCGGCTGAAGTGACTGAAGCACATCTGAAGGCAGTAGAAGAGATTGGCATTCCGGTGTTATTGGTGGGACAACAGCATGAACGTCTGCATAGTCTGGTTCACAACGATGACCAGGCCGGATACGATATGGGCAAATACGTGGTGGAGAAGGGGCATCGCCAGATTGTATATATTGGAGTAACGGAGAGGGACCAGGCCGTCGGTATACATCGCAGACAGGGATTTCAGCGTGCCATCGCCGAATATGGCGGGGGCGGTTGTGATGTTACGTACTATGAGACAAGCTTCAAAATGTCCGAAGCGATCGTTACAGCAGAGGCCATTCTTCGGGACAATAAGCCGAGCATCATTGTAGGTGCCACGGATAACATCGCCCTTGGTGTAATGAAGACTGCTTTCTCTAACAAGATTCGAATACCTCATGAATTGTCGGTCGCCGGATTTGGCGGATACGATATCACGGAAATGATTCATCCGGCGCTGACAACAGTGAAATTTCATTATTTGCAGGCCGGCAAACTGGCTGCAAGCCATATGATTCGTCAGGTTACAGGTGAGCCGGTAGAGAAGCAAACTATACTTGATGTGGAATTGATTCCCCGAGAAAGCGTTGACAACGTATAA
- a CDS encoding sensor histidine kinase gives MRKWLGWMIPHKLKYRLFAGFALVILLPFSILNLYNYEKIESLVQQKISEQSHEQLDNLHQSLEDQLSIAFKTLIFLEQDSEVRRILQNPGEHNVLDNKERMEDKFKGLNNSFFLYNPSVYFTLLDEDGNIYTSYQPKVPLDYETVASDRSFLALQDSGTSYVWTSNDENYVSRDVTRSPTLLSLYAKLRDRNNNTYGLARISIDFSYWFQSVLQKSESDQLYFIMTRQGEVIARSNSESKLSGEVIREVSREPSNGYWTDKSSESLINYSYLPSLDWYMINRIPLQLLFGEIESLKKHYFATFYAITALFIAIAFMIAYTFTRPLSRLQVKMKEAVGKDLRIRLPEENHKGEVLDLTRTFNTMMVDMNRLVQQLRAEERQKDAVHFQMLLAQMNPHFLLNTLNTLKWIGLRNGNEETVEICLSLGKLLETSLNSDVDLILLRDEMDLTRAFLYIQQVRYGNVFDIEFSYDEELLYALVPKLSLQPLIDNAIRHGIGNMTEGGRIQIRMFRNAAVPDRLTLEVEDNGVGMDHSKNNREQGRQRPSIGLQNIRERLRLLFKDKGELEVISLEQGTLCRIHLPVLLSEPYANQNLDNKNDED, from the coding sequence ATGCGGAAGTGGCTGGGATGGATGATCCCCCACAAGCTCAAATACCGTTTGTTTGCAGGGTTCGCGCTTGTCATTCTGCTTCCATTCAGCATTCTCAATCTGTACAATTACGAAAAAATTGAATCGCTCGTGCAGCAGAAGATCAGTGAACAGAGTCACGAACAGCTGGATAACCTCCACCAGTCGCTGGAAGATCAGCTCAGTATCGCTTTCAAAACCTTGATCTTCCTGGAACAGGATTCCGAGGTTCGCCGTATTCTGCAAAACCCTGGCGAGCACAACGTCCTGGATAACAAGGAGCGTATGGAGGACAAATTCAAGGGTTTGAATAACAGCTTTTTTCTCTACAATCCATCCGTTTATTTTACACTGCTCGATGAAGACGGGAATATCTACACCTCATATCAGCCCAAGGTCCCGCTAGATTATGAAACTGTTGCCTCGGATCGTTCCTTTTTGGCCCTTCAGGACAGCGGAACCTCATATGTGTGGACATCGAATGATGAGAATTACGTATCTCGTGATGTGACCAGGAGCCCAACCCTGTTATCCTTGTACGCCAAACTGCGTGACCGGAATAACAATACATACGGACTGGCAAGAATCAGCATTGATTTCTCTTACTGGTTTCAGTCTGTATTGCAGAAGTCCGAGAGTGACCAGCTCTACTTTATCATGACGCGCCAGGGTGAAGTGATTGCTCGTTCCAACTCCGAATCTAAGCTGTCCGGTGAAGTTATTCGGGAGGTTTCCCGAGAGCCGAGTAATGGATACTGGACTGACAAATCCAGTGAGTCACTCATTAACTATAGTTATCTGCCTTCACTGGACTGGTATATGATAAACCGCATTCCCTTACAATTGTTGTTTGGTGAGATTGAAAGCCTCAAGAAGCATTATTTCGCAACGTTTTATGCCATTACGGCTCTTTTTATTGCTATTGCTTTCATGATTGCTTATACATTTACAAGGCCATTGTCCCGTCTACAGGTCAAGATGAAAGAAGCGGTTGGCAAGGATCTCCGCATTCGGCTGCCAGAGGAGAATCACAAGGGAGAGGTGCTGGATCTTACACGGACCTTCAATACGATGATGGTAGACATGAACCGACTGGTTCAACAGCTTCGTGCCGAAGAAAGGCAGAAGGATGCCGTGCATTTTCAGATGCTTCTGGCTCAGATGAATCCACATTTTCTGCTGAATACGCTCAATACACTGAAATGGATTGGACTGCGGAACGGGAATGAAGAAACGGTGGAAATATGCCTATCACTCGGTAAACTGCTGGAAACCAGTCTTAATTCAGATGTGGATCTCATTCTCCTTCGCGATGAAATGGATCTGACGCGAGCTTTTCTGTATATCCAGCAAGTCAGATATGGAAATGTGTTTGACATAGAGTTCAGTTATGACGAAGAGCTGCTGTATGCCCTGGTTCCCAAGCTCAGTCTGCAGCCCTTGATTGACAATGCGATTCGCCACGGGATTGGCAATATGACAGAGGGAGGGCGGATCCAGATCCGGATGTTTAGAAATGCAGCTGTGCCTGATCGGTTGACGCTGGAGGTTGAGGATAACGGGGTAGGGATGGATCATTCGAAGAATAACAGGGAGCAGGGTCGTCAGAGACCGAGTATTGGGCTGCAGAATATCAGGGAGCGACTAAGACTTCTGTTCAAGGACAAAGGTGAGCTCGAGGTGATCTCGTTGGAACAAGGCACATTGTGCCGGATTCATCTGCCTGTTTTGTTGTCCGAACCATATGCGAACCAAAACCTGGACAACAAGAATGACGAGGATTAA
- a CDS encoding sucrose-specific PTS transporter subunit IIBC, with protein sequence MSENQQIAKEVIQAIGGKDNIASFAHCATRLRIMVNDKEKIDQKQVENIDKVKGAFFNSGQYQIIFGTGTVNRIFEEVEKLGIEGTSKEDVKNQGKKEGNAFQRAIRTFGDVFVPIIPVLVATGLFMGLRGLLTQNEILSLFGATPEDISPNFLLFTQVLTDTAFAFLPALVAWSAFRVFGGSPVLGIVLGLMLVNPALPNAYAVADGSAQALHMFGFIPVVGYQGSVLPAFFVGLIGAKFEKFLRRRVPEALDLILTPFITLTVMITLGLFAIGPVFHSLEEWVLHGTTAVLDLPFGIAGIIIGFFNQIIVVTGVHHIFNFLEIQLLEKTGYNPFNAIVTSAMAAQGAACLAVGLKTKNTKLKALALPSSLSAFLGISEPAIFGVNLRFMKPFIMGLIGGGVGGFLASLFHLKGTGMAVTVIPGTLLYLNSQLPLYILVNVVAVGVAFALTWFFGYKDEPLAVEETTKSGNESDASAVQTAGMDDRMNQTAVHRPKVEMLEIASPMTGTAVALANVPDPAFSEKHMGEGIAIEPTEGKVFAPFDGIVAHVMNKSKHAVILEHESGLQMLVHVGINTVGLKGEGFTAHVQSGDAVTAGQLLIEFDMYAIQAAGLPLITPVLIPNGNEIIEEVQTAKIGSVQANGDNILVVKFKQ encoded by the coding sequence ATGTCGGAGAATCAACAAATAGCCAAGGAAGTCATTCAAGCCATTGGGGGCAAAGATAACATCGCATCATTTGCCCACTGCGCGACACGTCTTCGTATTATGGTGAATGACAAAGAGAAAATCGATCAGAAGCAGGTCGAGAATATAGACAAGGTCAAGGGTGCCTTTTTCAATTCCGGACAGTATCAGATTATTTTTGGGACAGGTACCGTGAACCGGATCTTTGAAGAGGTCGAGAAGCTCGGAATCGAAGGGACCTCCAAGGAAGACGTGAAGAATCAGGGGAAAAAGGAAGGCAACGCATTCCAACGGGCAATCCGCACGTTCGGAGATGTGTTCGTACCTATTATTCCTGTACTGGTGGCTACAGGGTTGTTCATGGGGCTGCGCGGACTGCTTACCCAGAATGAAATTCTGTCCTTGTTCGGTGCAACCCCTGAGGACATTTCGCCCAATTTCCTGTTGTTTACGCAGGTTCTGACGGACACGGCATTCGCATTCCTGCCTGCACTCGTGGCCTGGTCTGCATTCCGTGTATTTGGCGGCAGTCCTGTGCTCGGGATTGTACTTGGACTAATGCTTGTCAATCCGGCACTGCCGAATGCTTATGCTGTGGCAGATGGATCGGCTCAAGCACTGCACATGTTCGGGTTTATACCCGTTGTAGGCTATCAGGGGTCCGTTTTACCTGCATTTTTCGTGGGACTTATTGGAGCGAAGTTTGAAAAATTTCTGAGAAGACGTGTGCCGGAGGCGCTGGACTTGATCCTCACGCCTTTTATCACACTGACGGTGATGATCACATTGGGACTCTTTGCCATCGGTCCCGTCTTTCATTCGCTTGAAGAGTGGGTGCTGCATGGAACGACAGCTGTTCTGGACCTTCCATTCGGTATTGCCGGAATTATTATTGGTTTCTTCAATCAGATTATTGTCGTTACTGGTGTACATCATATCTTCAACTTCTTGGAAATCCAGCTGCTGGAGAAAACCGGTTATAATCCGTTCAACGCCATCGTAACTTCGGCAATGGCTGCACAAGGAGCGGCTTGTTTGGCGGTAGGATTAAAAACAAAGAATACAAAACTCAAGGCACTGGCGCTGCCATCGTCCTTATCCGCTTTTCTCGGGATTAGCGAACCTGCCATTTTTGGGGTAAACCTGCGCTTCATGAAACCGTTCATTATGGGACTAATTGGTGGCGGAGTCGGTGGTTTTCTCGCATCCTTGTTCCATCTGAAGGGTACAGGTATGGCCGTAACGGTGATTCCAGGTACATTGTTGTATCTGAACAGTCAGCTGCCTCTGTACATTCTTGTGAATGTGGTTGCTGTGGGTGTGGCCTTTGCGTTAACCTGGTTCTTCGGTTACAAGGATGAACCACTTGCTGTAGAGGAGACAACGAAGAGTGGAAATGAGAGTGATGCATCGGCTGTCCAAACCGCAGGTATGGATGATCGTATGAATCAAACAGCGGTACATCGGCCTAAAGTGGAAATGTTGGAAATTGCTTCGCCGATGACTGGTACAGCGGTAGCTTTGGCCAACGTACCTGATCCTGCATTTTCAGAGAAACATATGGGTGAGGGGATTGCTATTGAGCCTACGGAGGGTAAGGTGTTCGCACCTTTTGATGGCATCGTAGCCCATGTCATGAACAAGAGCAAACATGCTGTCATTCTGGAGCATGAGAGTGGTCTGCAGATGCTTGTTCACGTTGGAATCAATACCGTTGGTCTAAAGGGAGAGGGCTTTACCGCTCATGTCCAAAGCGGAGATGCAGTCACCGCTGGCCAATTATTGATTGAGTTTGACATGTACGCCATTCAGGCGGCGGGGCTGCCACTCATCACTCCCGTTCTCATCCCGAACGGAAATGAAATCATAGAAGAAGTGCAGACGGCCAAGATTGGCAGCGTACAGGCGAATGGGGACAACATCCTTGTCGTGAAGTTTAAACAATAA
- a CDS encoding manganese catalase family protein, translating into MFKRVDRLAIELPISNNPDPNGASAVQELLGGKFGEMSTLNNYMFQSFNFRGKKKLRAFYDIVASITAEEFGHVELVANTINLMLVGTTAPGDPDTTPLRAGKDARITSHFIESAQTALPFDSMGRPWNGSYVVNSGNLIFDLLHNFFLECGARTHKMRVYEMTDHPTAREMTGYLLVRGGVHILAYAKALQIATGVDVTKMFPIPRLDNKVFDTTRKWEAMGEHRRLYTFSDKDYQNIAQIWKGTHPTDGGKLEAFAGLPGHSGAIPDLPDLPEEFAPGVSAEDLLQIAERLKRQAGL; encoded by the coding sequence ATGTTTAAACGGGTAGACCGCCTTGCAATTGAACTGCCGATCTCCAATAACCCGGACCCCAATGGAGCAAGCGCAGTCCAGGAACTGCTTGGTGGAAAGTTCGGCGAAATGTCCACGTTAAACAACTATATGTTTCAGTCCTTCAACTTCCGGGGCAAAAAAAAGCTGCGTGCCTTTTATGACATTGTGGCAAGTATTACGGCTGAAGAATTCGGTCATGTGGAGCTTGTCGCCAATACCATTAATCTGATGCTGGTTGGCACTACTGCTCCGGGAGACCCTGATACTACCCCGCTTCGTGCAGGCAAGGATGCTCGTATTACTTCCCATTTCATTGAATCGGCTCAGACCGCGCTTCCTTTTGATTCCATGGGCAGACCCTGGAATGGCTCCTATGTCGTGAACAGCGGCAATCTGATCTTCGACCTGCTGCATAATTTTTTCCTCGAATGCGGTGCGCGTACTCACAAGATGAGAGTGTACGAGATGACGGATCATCCAACTGCGAGAGAGATGACCGGTTATTTGCTCGTCCGTGGTGGCGTACATATTCTTGCCTATGCCAAAGCGCTGCAGATTGCAACCGGGGTTGATGTGACCAAGATGTTCCCTATTCCCCGCCTGGACAATAAGGTGTTTGACACGACCCGGAAATGGGAAGCCATGGGCGAACATCGCAGGCTATACACCTTTAGTGACAAGGACTACCAGAATATCGCCCAGATCTGGAAAGGCACACATCCGACAGATGGCGGAAAACTGGAGGCATTTGCAGGACTGCCCGGACACAGTGGTGCTATTCCCGATCTGCCGGACCTGCCGGAAGAATTCGCCCCTGGCGTCTCTGCGGAAGATCTGTTACAGATTGCAGAACGGCTGAAGCGCCAAGCAGGATTGTAG
- a CDS encoding glycoside hydrolase family 32 protein, translating to MKMTREQRYRFIEQAEEGEIEKLKALISACSWRQSYHIQPVTGLLNDPNGFSYYQGHYHLFYQWFPLGTEHGMKYWYHVRSTDLVNWEQVGIGIRPGDPFDSHGAYSGSAIVKDDKLHLLYTGNTRDEAWIRHPYQCLAVMDESGSVVKADQPVISSVPSGYTEHFRDPKVWQDGDTFYCVIGAQRTDMTGCAVLYRSSNLTAWEFLGEIQTHLSQFGYMWECPDYFEMNGRGVLLFSPQGLEGEGDLYNNIFQSGFLMGEPLNLQTREFDHDSFEELDRGFDFYAPQSMEAPDGRRILIGWMGLPDVEYPTDASGWAHCLTISRQLSLKGSKLIQQPVDEMKKLRQQSEGHRYQTTLENRSESVPAFNGTAYELECEISHFDAERFGIEFRTGGEEKTVLQYDRLQQKLILDRTSSGAPMGGMNGTVRQCALNGDRIKLQLFVDTSSVEIFVNDGEEVFTSRIFPSPESTGIRFFASGGKAEFKATKWDY from the coding sequence ATGAAAATGACCAGAGAGCAGCGCTACCGATTCATTGAGCAGGCGGAAGAAGGAGAGATTGAGAAGCTGAAAGCATTGATTTCTGCTTGCTCGTGGAGACAATCCTATCACATTCAACCTGTTACGGGCTTGCTGAATGATCCTAACGGATTTTCATATTACCAAGGGCACTATCATCTTTTCTATCAGTGGTTTCCCCTGGGAACAGAGCACGGAATGAAATATTGGTATCATGTTCGCTCGACAGATCTGGTGAACTGGGAGCAGGTGGGCATCGGCATCCGTCCGGGTGATCCATTCGATTCGCATGGGGCTTACTCGGGGAGTGCCATTGTTAAGGATGACAAGCTGCACCTGCTCTATACAGGCAACACCAGGGATGAAGCATGGATCAGACATCCGTATCAATGCTTGGCGGTCATGGATGAAAGCGGTTCAGTTGTGAAAGCCGACCAGCCGGTTATATCGTCAGTACCGTCCGGGTACACAGAGCATTTCAGGGACCCGAAGGTTTGGCAGGATGGGGATACCTTTTATTGTGTAATCGGAGCACAGCGGACAGACATGACAGGATGCGCGGTGTTGTACCGATCATCCAACCTCACGGCGTGGGAGTTTCTGGGTGAGATCCAGACACATCTCTCCCAATTCGGCTATATGTGGGAGTGTCCAGATTACTTTGAGATGAATGGCAGAGGCGTGCTTCTTTTTTCACCGCAGGGTCTCGAAGGTGAAGGGGATTTGTACAACAACATTTTTCAGTCAGGTTTCCTGATGGGTGAGCCATTGAATCTACAGACGAGAGAGTTTGATCATGATTCTTTTGAGGAATTGGATCGCGGGTTCGATTTCTATGCGCCACAATCGATGGAAGCGCCGGACGGAAGACGCATATTGATTGGATGGATGGGACTTCCGGATGTGGAGTATCCAACCGATGCGAGCGGGTGGGCCCATTGCCTTACGATTTCGCGCCAGTTGTCCCTGAAAGGCAGCAAACTCATTCAGCAGCCTGTTGATGAGATGAAGAAGCTGCGTCAACAATCTGAGGGACACCGTTATCAAACGACACTGGAGAACAGATCTGAAAGTGTTCCTGCATTCAACGGCACTGCCTATGAGCTGGAATGTGAAATCAGTCATTTTGATGCTGAACGATTCGGGATTGAATTTCGAACAGGCGGTGAAGAAAAGACCGTTTTGCAATACGACCGTCTCCAGCAAAAGTTGATACTGGACCGAACCTCATCAGGTGCTCCAATGGGGGGCATGAATGGCACGGTACGCCAGTGCGCGCTGAATGGAGATCGGATCAAGCTACAACTGTTTGTAGATACGTCATCGGTTGAAATCTTTGTCAATGATGGGGAAGAGGTATTCACAAGCCGAATTTTCCCAAGCCCCGAAAGTACGGGAATTCGCTTTTTTGCGAGTGGAGGCAAGGCTGAGTTCAAAGCAACCAAATGGGATTACTAG
- a CDS encoding cellulase family glycosylhydrolase yields the protein MKKNRKHVLSLTLVTALILSLFSSAMASAAPDHKGKPSKPAAPTKIQSYVSAMEPGWNLGNSLDAVGEDETAWGNPRITKELIKQIAKQGYKSIRIPVTWEAHIGDAPNYTIDPAYMNRVQEVVDWALDANLYVMLNIHHDSWRWVSYMEKDHDPVMARYNSVWTQIANQFKNAPSKLMFESINEPRFTEGGTTDAAVGYRMLDELNTSFHQIVRSSGGNNKTRPLVLPTMHTSSAQADLDALNETITKLNDPNIIATVHYYGFWPFSVNIAGFTKFNEEVQKDITDTFDRVYNAFVAKGIPVIVGEYGLLGFDQHTGVIEQGEKLKFFEFVGQYLRQKKMTTMLWDNGQHFSRTNYTWSDPDLYNTMKASWKGRSSTAESDLVHLKKGAAVQDQTIRLNLNGNTFKSLANGNKKLSKGKDYTIKDDVLTLKSSLLSKLTASGNLGVNAKLTAKFNKGADWHLNIITYDTPVLSDVTGTTDSFAIPTTFNGNQLATMEATYATGGNAGPQNWTSFKEFSYTFSPDYSRNIIELKPNFFNETNDGEVILKFHFWSGEVLTYKITKNGTSVVGQTS from the coding sequence ATGAAGAAAAATCGTAAACATGTTCTATCCCTCACACTGGTCACCGCACTGATTCTGTCTCTGTTCTCTTCTGCCATGGCCTCTGCAGCTCCTGATCACAAAGGTAAACCTAGTAAACCTGCTGCGCCAACCAAAATCCAGTCCTACGTCAGCGCCATGGAACCAGGCTGGAATCTGGGTAATTCGCTCGACGCTGTGGGCGAAGATGAGACGGCCTGGGGTAACCCGCGGATTACCAAGGAACTGATCAAGCAGATTGCGAAGCAAGGTTATAAGAGCATTCGCATTCCTGTGACCTGGGAAGCCCACATCGGCGACGCACCCAACTACACCATTGATCCCGCGTATATGAACCGTGTACAGGAAGTTGTGGACTGGGCACTCGATGCCAATCTCTATGTCATGCTTAATATTCACCATGATTCCTGGCGATGGGTCAGTTACATGGAGAAGGATCATGACCCTGTGATGGCACGCTATAATTCCGTATGGACCCAGATTGCGAACCAATTCAAAAATGCTCCTTCCAAGCTGATGTTCGAAAGTATTAACGAGCCCCGTTTCACAGAAGGTGGAACAACGGATGCCGCAGTCGGGTACCGTATGCTCGATGAGCTTAATACTTCTTTTCATCAAATTGTAAGGTCTTCTGGCGGAAACAACAAGACACGTCCACTCGTACTCCCGACGATGCATACCTCATCCGCACAAGCTGATCTGGATGCATTAAATGAGACGATCACGAAATTAAATGATCCTAACATTATTGCTACAGTTCACTATTATGGCTTCTGGCCATTTAGTGTGAACATCGCTGGTTTTACCAAGTTTAATGAAGAGGTACAAAAAGACATCACCGATACATTCGATCGTGTATACAACGCTTTTGTAGCCAAAGGCATTCCTGTTATTGTTGGTGAATATGGCTTGCTGGGCTTCGATCAGCATACGGGTGTCATCGAACAGGGTGAGAAGCTGAAATTCTTCGAATTCGTGGGACAGTATCTGCGTCAAAAGAAGATGACCACCATGCTGTGGGATAACGGGCAGCATTTCAGTCGTACAAACTATACTTGGTCTGACCCTGATCTCTATAACACGATGAAAGCGAGCTGGAAAGGTCGTTCGTCCACAGCCGAATCCGATCTGGTCCATCTCAAAAAAGGAGCGGCCGTTCAAGATCAAACGATCCGATTGAATCTGAATGGAAACACCTTCAAGTCTCTCGCTAACGGTAACAAGAAACTGTCTAAAGGCAAGGATTACACGATTAAGGATGACGTGCTGACCCTTAAATCCAGTCTGTTAAGCAAACTGACCGCTTCCGGCAATCTTGGTGTCAATGCGAAGCTTACAGCGAAATTCAATAAAGGCGCCGACTGGCACCTGAATATCATTACGTATGATACACCTGTGCTGAGCGATGTTACAGGAACTACCGATTCTTTTGCAATTCCAACCACATTTAACGGAAACCAGCTGGCCACGATGGAAGCGACTTATGCCACCGGAGGTAACGCAGGTCCGCAAAACTGGACATCCTTCAAGGAGTTCTCTTACACCTTTAGCCCGGATTATAGCCGTAATATCATTGAATTGAAACCAAACTTCTTCAACGAAACGAATGATGGTGAGGTTATTCTCAAGTTCCACTTCTGGAGTGGCGAGGTGCTCACCTACAAAATTACGAAGAACGGCACGAGTGTCGTTGGTCAAACGTCTTAA